The Nostoc sp. 'Lobaria pulmonaria (5183) cyanobiont' genome window below encodes:
- a CDS encoding DUF1003 domain-containing protein yields MLSQDKPDPKDSPQGSSETRRQNILPTAPLPESISKNIETIIALHRRSEKDIPRHQRVVETVSAFFGRPAFLYSILLGIILWITPNVLPRRFGIPRFDPLPFSWLQFSLTAGSLLVTTGVLIKQERQEKLAEQRTQLILQLNLLSEQKIAKLIGLLEELRQDIPNVKNRSDPEAEMMKSPTDPHAIIDVLEETLASELASFSQQQTSIEE; encoded by the coding sequence ATGCTCTCCCAAGATAAACCAGATCCAAAAGATTCACCGCAAGGATCGTCCGAAACACGTCGTCAAAACATTCTGCCCACTGCCCCATTACCGGAATCTATTAGTAAAAATATCGAGACTATCATCGCATTACACAGACGTTCTGAAAAAGACATACCACGACATCAGCGGGTTGTAGAAACGGTAAGTGCTTTTTTTGGTCGTCCTGCATTCCTGTATAGCATCCTGCTGGGGATTATTCTGTGGATAACACCCAATGTCTTACCACGACGTTTCGGCATACCAAGATTTGATCCTCTTCCATTTTCTTGGTTACAATTTTCACTGACTGCGGGTTCGTTGTTGGTGACAACAGGAGTATTGATTAAACAAGAGCGACAAGAAAAGTTAGCAGAGCAACGGACGCAGCTTATTCTTCAACTCAACCTGCTCTCTGAGCAAAAAATCGCTAAACTCATCGGTTTGCTTGAGGAATTACGCCAGGATATTCCTAATGTCAAAAATCGCTCTGACCCGGAGGCTGAAATGATGAAGTCCCCAACTGATCCGCACGCAATTATAGATGTATTAGAAGAGACTTTAGCATCCGAACTAGCAAGTTTCTCTCAGCAACAAACATCAATTGAAGAATAA